Proteins found in one Micromonospora sp. WMMD1082 genomic segment:
- a CDS encoding low temperature requirement protein A has translation MAGAERHRLTWAGGDGQTAGVEGVEGVRWSRGVRPGAPGSRATRLELFYDLVFVFAFINVTTLAADNPTARGLVQCLIVLALLWWAWTGFAVLGNVVRTDQGILPFVAFATMAGAFVFALAMPQAFHSEAGGLPGPLVFAVCYFLVRAVQVAIFGWLARGDRELRRRFLFVMGRGLIVAALVLAAALVPQRLAGEPGEFGVRLVLWIAALAVEYGAALALRGSGWTVLSAGHWAERHAQIVLVALGETIIALGLGAGFVIDLPLTWLVIIAATLGVVVVAALWWAYFDTLALAMEQALHRTRDRLARAVLARDAYTYLHLPLVAGPILFALGLKRMLGGAAAPATPAGSVLPGFDLLVLHGGVALYLLALVALGWRVLRVVRWPTIAGTALLAALVPVAARVPELVALGALTVAVLATTAVQTLVDAPLRRRVREVALAEQLAVEAEQTTWRGRHL, from the coding sequence ATGGCGGGAGCCGAGCGTCATCGCCTGACCTGGGCCGGCGGCGACGGGCAGACTGCCGGGGTGGAGGGCGTCGAGGGGGTGCGGTGGTCACGCGGGGTACGGCCCGGCGCCCCGGGCTCCCGCGCCACCCGCCTGGAACTCTTCTACGACCTCGTCTTCGTCTTCGCCTTCATCAACGTCACCACGCTCGCCGCCGACAACCCCACGGCACGCGGCCTGGTGCAGTGCCTGATCGTGCTGGCCCTGCTCTGGTGGGCGTGGACCGGGTTCGCCGTACTCGGCAACGTGGTCCGGACCGACCAGGGCATCCTGCCGTTCGTCGCGTTCGCCACGATGGCCGGGGCGTTCGTGTTCGCCCTGGCCATGCCGCAGGCCTTCCACAGCGAGGCCGGCGGGCTGCCCGGCCCGCTGGTGTTCGCCGTCTGCTACTTCCTGGTCCGCGCCGTGCAGGTGGCGATCTTCGGCTGGCTGGCCCGTGGCGACCGTGAACTGCGCCGTCGCTTCCTGTTCGTGATGGGCCGTGGGCTGATCGTGGCGGCGCTGGTCCTCGCCGCCGCGCTGGTGCCGCAGCGGCTGGCCGGCGAGCCCGGCGAGTTCGGCGTGCGGCTGGTGCTGTGGATCGCCGCGCTCGCCGTCGAGTACGGCGCCGCGCTGGCCCTGCGCGGCAGCGGCTGGACGGTGCTGTCGGCCGGCCACTGGGCGGAGCGGCACGCCCAGATCGTGTTGGTGGCGCTCGGCGAAACGATCATCGCGCTGGGGCTCGGCGCCGGGTTCGTCATCGACCTGCCGCTGACCTGGTTGGTGATCATCGCGGCGACGCTCGGCGTGGTGGTGGTCGCCGCGCTGTGGTGGGCGTACTTCGACACCCTCGCGCTGGCCATGGAGCAGGCGCTGCATCGCACCCGGGACCGGCTGGCGCGCGCGGTGCTGGCCCGGGACGCCTACACCTACCTGCACCTGCCACTGGTCGCCGGCCCGATCCTGTTCGCCCTGGGGCTCAAACGGATGCTCGGCGGAGCCGCCGCGCCGGCCACGCCGGCCGGGAGCGTGTTGCCCGGGTTCGACCTGCTGGTCCTGCACGGCGGGGTGGCGCTCTACCTGCTGGCGCTGGTGGCGCTCGGCTGGCGGGTGCTGCGGGTGGTGCGCTGGCCGACGATCGCCGGGACAGCCCTGCTGGCGGCGCTGGTGCCGGTCGCCGCCCGGGTGCCGGAGCTGGTGGCCCTCGGGGCGCTCACCGTGGCGGTACTGGCCACGACCGCGGTGCAGACGCTGGTGGACGCGCCGCTGCGCCGGCGGGTCCGGGAGGTGGCGTTGGCGGAGCAACTCGCCGTCGAGGCGGAGCAGACCACCTGGCGGGGCCGCCACCTGTGA
- a CDS encoding long-chain fatty acid--CoA ligase codes for MALDVPYHSIPDMFLKRVAATPDRHAFAHPGPDGPVWLTWEQVARRAKAVAAGLHGLGVGPENPVAILANTRIEWVIADFGIMCASGATTTVYPTTEPEDAAYILADSGSRVLFAEDPEQAAKIAGADLPALTHVILIDGTPDPAAPVPQLTLAQLEEQGAQRLAEDPELIDRLVAGIGPDHLATLIYTSGTTGRPKGVELMHGGWCWEGVAQEAVGLLRDDDLQYLWLPLSHSFGKTLLCGATHVGLPTYVDGRVDKLVELLSVVRPTLMCGAPRVFEKVYNKSVTTAQDAGGAKAKIFAWAVGVGKEKVALEQAGKPVPGALKLKYTVAEKLVFSKLQARLGGRIRVLVSGAAPLSPEIATFFSAANLPISEGYGLTESSAGNFVNPPDGLRIGTVGKAMGDLECRIDTDGEILLRGRPVMRGYHNLPEETAAAFTEDGFFRTGDIGSLDDDGYLRITDRKKDLVKTSGGKYVAPSHIEGMFKATCPYTSQAVVIGQARNYCTMLVTLDPDAIAGWAAGTPLEGRPYAEIVASPEAQAMVEEYVAQLNDKLNRWETIKKVTILPRDLTIEDGEITPSMKIKRRGVEGNFATEIDKMYAGTVAEI; via the coding sequence ATGGCTCTCGATGTACCGTACCACTCCATTCCTGACATGTTCCTCAAGCGTGTGGCGGCGACCCCCGACCGCCACGCTTTTGCCCACCCCGGTCCCGACGGACCGGTCTGGCTGACCTGGGAGCAGGTCGCCCGGCGGGCCAAGGCGGTCGCCGCCGGCCTGCACGGCCTCGGCGTCGGTCCGGAGAATCCGGTGGCGATCCTGGCGAACACCCGGATCGAGTGGGTGATCGCCGACTTCGGCATCATGTGCGCCAGCGGCGCCACGACCACGGTCTACCCGACGACCGAGCCGGAGGACGCCGCCTACATTCTCGCCGACTCCGGCTCCCGGGTGCTGTTCGCGGAGGACCCGGAGCAGGCGGCGAAGATCGCCGGGGCGGACCTGCCCGCGCTGACCCACGTGATCCTCATCGACGGCACCCCCGACCCGGCCGCGCCGGTGCCCCAGCTGACCCTCGCCCAACTGGAGGAGCAGGGTGCCCAGCGCCTCGCCGAGGATCCGGAGCTGATCGACCGCCTGGTCGCCGGCATCGGTCCGGACCACCTGGCCACCCTGATCTACACCTCCGGCACCACCGGCCGACCCAAGGGGGTCGAGCTGATGCACGGCGGTTGGTGCTGGGAGGGCGTGGCGCAGGAGGCGGTCGGCCTGCTGCGCGACGACGACCTGCAGTACCTCTGGCTTCCGCTGTCCCACTCGTTCGGCAAGACGCTGCTCTGCGGCGCCACCCACGTCGGCCTACCGACCTACGTGGACGGGCGGGTCGACAAGCTGGTCGAGCTGCTCTCCGTGGTCCGTCCGACGCTGATGTGCGGCGCGCCCCGGGTCTTCGAGAAGGTCTACAACAAGTCGGTGACCACCGCGCAGGACGCCGGTGGCGCGAAGGCGAAGATCTTCGCCTGGGCCGTCGGCGTCGGCAAGGAGAAGGTCGCCCTGGAGCAGGCCGGGAAGCCGGTGCCGGGGGCGCTGAAGCTGAAGTACACGGTGGCCGAGAAGCTGGTCTTCAGCAAGCTCCAGGCCCGTCTCGGCGGCCGGATCCGGGTGCTGGTGTCCGGTGCCGCCCCGCTCAGCCCGGAGATCGCCACCTTCTTCTCCGCGGCGAACCTGCCGATCTCCGAGGGCTACGGGTTGACCGAGAGCAGCGCCGGCAACTTCGTCAACCCGCCGGACGGGCTGCGGATCGGCACCGTCGGCAAGGCAATGGGCGACCTGGAGTGCCGCATCGACACCGACGGCGAGATCCTGCTCAGGGGCCGGCCGGTGATGCGCGGCTACCACAACCTGCCCGAGGAGACCGCCGCCGCGTTCACCGAGGACGGCTTCTTCCGCACCGGTGACATCGGCTCCCTCGACGACGACGGCTACCTGCGCATCACCGACCGGAAGAAGGACCTGGTCAAGACCTCCGGCGGCAAGTACGTCGCGCCGTCGCACATCGAGGGCATGTTCAAGGCCACCTGCCCGTACACCTCGCAAGCTGTGGTCATCGGCCAGGCGCGCAACTACTGCACGATGCTGGTGACGCTGGACCCGGACGCCATCGCCGGGTGGGCGGCCGGCACCCCGCTGGAGGGCCGCCCGTACGCCGAGATCGTCGCCTCGCCCGAGGCCCAGGCCATGGTGGAGGAGTACGTCGCCCAGCTCAACGACAAGCTGAACCGCTGGGAGACGATCAAGAAGGTCACCATCCTGCCGCGTGACCTGACGATCGAGGACGGCGAGATCACCCCGTCGATGAAGATCAAGCGTCGTGGGGTGGAGGGCAACTTCGCCACCGAGATCGACAAGATGTACGCCGGGACCGTCGCCGAGATCTGA
- a CDS encoding terpene synthase, producing MRSFAVSALREPPFPGPRHDGTERVARESADWAQDLGLISNGQRLRRADAAGLAGRACPRAPLDRLRMLTDLISWLFVMDDACDEDGLGADPTRLAPTVAALLDVLDRQGAPGPVPAGAAGALGLGLADLCRRVRAHRRPAVLLRFTAAMREYLLALLWEAANREHGRVPPVDEYVQMRRHTGGVYPSLTLTDLALDGFPPASRRADPGWAALESLAADLICWCNDVFSYDKEQQDGPDAHNLITVLTRETGDESAALRAAADRFNDRLDAYLVAENDLLASHGDALRPALDTRRNWIRGTYDWSRAAARYA from the coding sequence ATGCGAAGCTTTGCGGTGTCAGCCCTGCGTGAGCCCCCGTTCCCCGGTCCCCGGCACGACGGCACCGAACGGGTGGCCCGGGAGAGCGCAGACTGGGCGCAGGATCTGGGCCTGATCAGTAACGGGCAGCGGCTGCGCCGGGCCGACGCCGCCGGGCTCGCCGGCCGGGCCTGCCCGCGGGCACCGTTGGACCGTCTGCGCATGCTGACCGACCTGATCTCCTGGCTCTTCGTGATGGATGACGCCTGCGACGAGGACGGCCTGGGCGCCGATCCGACCCGGCTCGCGCCGACCGTGGCCGCCCTGCTGGACGTGCTGGACCGCCAGGGCGCGCCGGGCCCGGTGCCGGCCGGCGCGGCCGGAGCGCTGGGTCTCGGGCTGGCCGACCTGTGCCGGCGGGTCCGCGCCCACCGACGCCCGGCCGTCCTGCTCCGCTTCACCGCCGCGATGCGCGAATACCTGCTCGCGCTGCTCTGGGAGGCGGCCAACCGGGAACACGGGCGGGTGCCACCGGTCGACGAGTACGTCCAGATGCGCCGTCACACCGGCGGCGTCTACCCGAGCCTCACCCTGACCGACCTGGCCCTGGACGGCTTCCCACCGGCCTCCCGCCGGGCCGACCCCGGCTGGGCCGCCCTGGAGTCGCTGGCGGCCGACCTGATCTGCTGGTGCAACGACGTCTTCTCCTACGACAAGGAGCAGCAGGACGGGCCGGACGCGCACAATCTGATCACGGTGCTGACCCGGGAGACCGGCGACGAGTCGGCGGCGCTGCGGGCCGCCGCCGACCGGTTCAACGACCGGCTCGACGCGTACCTGGTCGCCGAGAACGACCTGCTGGCCAGCCACGGTGACGCGCTGCGCCCGGCGCTGGACACCCGGCGGAACTGGATCCGGGGCACCTACGACTGGTCGCGGGCGGCGGCGCGCTACGCCTGA
- a CDS encoding TIGR03085 family metal-binding protein gives MPRYARSEREALTELMSTLGPDAPTLDEGWTTRDLAAHLVIRERRPDAAAGIALKPLRNRAERIQREVAALDWAELLDQVRRPPVWSPVSNPLTDELANTMEFFIHHEDVRRAQADWRPRELPVELERTLWRRGRLLARMALRRFPARLLVQAPGHGEVTVGRGGEPLRLAGTPGELVLFLSGRQRATRVECDGPPALVDRLRGSNLGF, from the coding sequence ATGCCCCGGTACGCCCGATCGGAGCGCGAGGCGCTCACCGAGCTGATGTCCACCCTCGGCCCGGATGCCCCGACCCTCGACGAGGGCTGGACGACCCGTGATCTCGCCGCACACCTGGTCATCCGGGAACGCCGGCCGGACGCCGCGGCCGGCATCGCGCTCAAGCCGCTGCGCAACCGCGCCGAGCGGATCCAGCGCGAGGTGGCCGCACTCGACTGGGCCGAGCTGCTCGACCAGGTGCGACGCCCTCCCGTGTGGAGCCCGGTGAGCAACCCGCTCACCGACGAGTTGGCCAACACGATGGAGTTCTTCATCCACCACGAGGACGTACGCCGCGCCCAGGCGGACTGGCGGCCGCGGGAGTTGCCGGTGGAACTGGAGCGGACGCTGTGGCGGCGCGGCCGGCTCCTGGCCAGGATGGCCCTGCGCCGCTTCCCGGCCCGGCTGCTCGTCCAGGCACCCGGGCACGGCGAGGTGACCGTCGGCCGCGGCGGTGAGCCGCTGCGACTGGCCGGTACGCCGGGTGAGCTGGTGCTGTTCCTGTCCGGCCGACAGCGGGCAACGCGGGTGGAGTGCGACGGTCCTCCGGCGCTGGTGGACCGGCTGCGCGGCAGCAACCTGGGCTTCTAA